A DNA window from Trichomycterus rosablanca isolate fTriRos1 chromosome 9, fTriRos1.hap1, whole genome shotgun sequence contains the following coding sequences:
- the si:dkey-51e6.1 gene encoding si:dkey-51e6.1: MASHLEEVADVEIDPEGKFKYILVKIKVKGGTEHKDIVRGTKSAEYHNHIFEKLNPAMEALGLECSCLGGGKIEHNSKDKKLRVFGESTGYGKADHAVTVEKLKAVYKNYEITME, encoded by the exons ATGGCTAGTCATCTGGAAGAAGTTGCAGACGTTGAGATAGACCCAGAGGgaaagtttaaatacattttagtaaAGATAAAGGTTAAGGGTGGAACCGAGCACAAAGACATAGTAAGGGGCACAAAGAGTGCTGAGTACCACA ATCATATCTTTGAAAAACTGAACCCTGCTATGGAAGCTCTGGGACTGGAGTGTAGCTGTCTTGGTGGTGGGAAGATAGAGCACAACAGCAAAGATAAGAAACTGCGAGTGTTTGGGGAGTCTACG GGTTATGGGAAGGCTGACCATGCAGTCACAGTGGAAAAGCTAAAAGCTGTCTACAAAAACTATGAGATCACAATGGAATAA